The following are encoded in a window of Solibacillus sp. FSL R7-0668 genomic DNA:
- a CDS encoding C40 family peptidase — MNAVVKVMIANLHEKTDSHSELVDEALYGMPVEVLEDMDEAWVKVRTFYRYEGYMLKSDLAIGTAIISSWIADADYVVNQSFADVLTGPKIQSDKILTLTRGAFIQVIEEAGLERSWTKVQLVTGQFGYVRSAWLQKRVKVYTANEELFREQVVQTAFRYIGTPYRWGGKSPLGIDCSGLCSMAYMLNGSYIYRDAKIMDGFPLREITREQLKRGDLIFFPGHVAMYIGDEQYIHSSLGGNEVNVNSFNPLDDHYREDLATTITGYGSLFS, encoded by the coding sequence ATGAATGCAGTTGTAAAAGTGATGATTGCCAATTTACATGAAAAAACGGACAGTCATTCAGAGTTAGTGGATGAAGCATTGTATGGGATGCCGGTAGAGGTTTTAGAGGATATGGATGAAGCGTGGGTAAAGGTTCGTACATTTTATCGCTATGAGGGATATATGTTAAAATCAGATTTAGCGATAGGTACAGCCATCATTTCAAGCTGGATTGCTGATGCAGATTATGTTGTGAACCAAAGCTTTGCGGATGTATTAACGGGGCCGAAAATTCAAAGCGATAAGATTCTGACATTAACGCGCGGTGCATTTATTCAAGTAATTGAAGAAGCAGGGTTAGAACGATCATGGACGAAGGTGCAGCTCGTTACTGGGCAATTTGGCTATGTACGTTCAGCTTGGCTTCAAAAGCGAGTAAAAGTATATACAGCCAATGAGGAGTTATTCCGTGAGCAAGTTGTGCAGACAGCGTTTCGTTATATCGGCACACCGTATCGTTGGGGTGGAAAGTCGCCACTTGGTATCGATTGCTCAGGCCTATGCTCGATGGCTTATATGTTAAATGGTTCATATATTTACCGCGATGCCAAAATTATGGATGGCTTTCCATTGCGAGAAATTACACGTGAACAGTTAAAGCGTGGGGATTTGATTTTCTTCCCGGGACATGTCGCCATGTATATTGGGGATGAGCAATACATTCATTCGTCCTTGGGGGGCAATGAAGTCAATGTGAATAGCTTTAACCCATTAGACGATCATTATCGAGAAGATTTAGCGACGACGATTACGGGCTATGGAAGCTTGTTTTCATAA
- a CDS encoding serine hydrolase, which produces MEQLTKIIAQSPFKVHVSVQHYANGEIYEQLPSDIFSSASVIKVPILIAILKHLQMTNGDLQRMIDIADENFVDFSVLTEQGEKRATLHELLLWMTITSDNTATNACIDYLGMDAYNAYFKEIGLHDTKVQRKMMDFERQQQGFDNETTARDMQKLFEALYNGKLLNATWTAVALNILCRQRSHESLKRYLVDDVKIAHKTGGLDTVDHDCGIVFHNKGAYFIGVFITEVTDNEQAKRLIGQISKIVYEAKSEMEVK; this is translated from the coding sequence ATGGAACAATTAACAAAGATCATTGCCCAAAGCCCGTTTAAAGTCCACGTTTCCGTGCAACACTATGCAAACGGAGAAATTTATGAGCAGCTGCCTTCTGATATATTTAGTAGTGCAAGTGTCATAAAGGTCCCTATTTTAATTGCAATATTAAAGCATTTACAAATGACAAATGGTGATTTACAGCGAATGATTGATATTGCTGACGAAAACTTTGTGGATTTTAGTGTCCTTACCGAGCAAGGAGAAAAGCGTGCAACATTACATGAATTATTATTGTGGATGACCATTACCAGTGATAATACAGCGACCAATGCTTGTATCGATTATTTAGGTATGGATGCGTATAATGCGTATTTTAAAGAGATTGGTTTACACGATACAAAAGTACAGCGTAAAATGATGGACTTTGAGCGCCAGCAGCAAGGCTTTGACAATGAAACGACAGCACGTGATATGCAAAAACTCTTTGAAGCACTTTATAACGGAAAGTTATTAAATGCTACATGGACGGCTGTTGCCTTAAATATTTTATGTCGTCAGCGAAGCCATGAGTCTTTAAAGCGTTATCTAGTCGATGATGTAAAAATAGCTCATAAAACAGGTGGGCTGGATACGGTTGATCATGATTGTGGCATTGTATTTCATAATAAAGGCGCCTATTTTATTGGGGTCTTTATTACGGAAGTAACCGATAATGAGCAAGCAAAGCGTTTAATCGGACAAATTTCAAAAATCGTTTATGAGGCGAAAAGTGAGATGGAGGTCAAGTGA
- a CDS encoding 5' nucleotidase, NT5C type, whose amino-acid sequence MTNLKHRFGIDIDGTVTCPATLIPHINKQYNINMTLEDVTDYDFLSGFPYPIDRNEFNTWFKANEPHMYEVSELAPDAQSVLTNWQKQYELFYISARGENVFDITKNWFDTYKVPYDHIECIGSHKKIEIAKKHQVEAFFEDKHDNAVEIAEELKIPVVLFDTPYNRLAVPNNVIRVANWQQANEWIRKNF is encoded by the coding sequence ATGACGAACTTAAAGCATCGATTCGGCATCGATATTGATGGAACAGTTACATGCCCTGCTACATTGATCCCTCATATTAATAAGCAGTACAATATTAATATGACGTTAGAGGACGTAACAGATTACGACTTTTTAAGTGGCTTTCCATATCCGATCGACCGCAACGAATTTAATACATGGTTCAAAGCGAACGAACCACATATGTATGAGGTGAGTGAGCTTGCACCAGATGCACAATCGGTCTTAACCAATTGGCAAAAACAGTACGAGTTATTTTATATTTCGGCTCGCGGTGAAAATGTATTTGATATTACGAAAAATTGGTTTGACACATACAAAGTCCCGTATGACCATATTGAATGCATCGGGAGCCATAAGAAAATTGAAATAGCGAAAAAGCATCAAGTAGAAGCCTTTTTCGAAGACAAACATGATAACGCTGTAGAAATTGCAGAGGAACTAAAAATTCCGGTTGTCCTATTTGACACACCATACAACCGATTAGCTGTACCAAACAACGTTATCCGCGTTGCAAACTGGCAACAAGCCAATGAATGGATTCGAAAAAACTTCTAA
- a CDS encoding DUF1189 family protein produces the protein MKNISHLQLFIDSLTNPKKLGAYRILSIGKVMQYAFLMIALLTAFSFGQFVNGGSDAIFSYSEIEQYAADVQWIVYPIAVIFLFVLNTSIYFIKVSLYALAGQFFVKPMKRRGEYRQVWRSAVFACTWATLLTMFGGLFPISAMLLTLLGIFITMLWIILAITKYPLAK, from the coding sequence ATGAAAAATATTTCACATCTACAGCTATTCATTGATAGCTTAACGAACCCTAAAAAATTGGGGGCATATCGCATCCTTTCAATCGGAAAAGTGATGCAATATGCCTTTTTAATGATTGCTTTACTGACCGCATTTTCGTTTGGTCAATTTGTCAACGGAGGTTCCGATGCAATCTTTAGCTATTCCGAAATCGAACAATACGCGGCCGATGTTCAGTGGATTGTTTATCCAATTGCGGTTATCTTTTTATTCGTACTAAATACGAGTATCTACTTCATTAAAGTAAGCTTATACGCACTTGCGGGACAGTTTTTCGTCAAACCAATGAAGCGCCGTGGGGAATATCGTCAAGTATGGCGAAGCGCCGTGTTTGCCTGTACTTGGGCAACACTACTTACCATGTTTGGAGGTCTATTCCCGATTTCAGCAATGCTACTCACACTGCTTGGTATTTTTATTACGATGTTATGGATCATCCTTGCAATTACAAAATATCCACTCGCAAAATAA
- a CDS encoding DUF456 domain-containing protein, whose product MDIIAWTLIIALFIIAFVGLVYPIIPSVLFLLGGFIVYGLFYSFSELPWWFWLIELLFVALLFVADTVSNLVGVKKFGGSKAGMWGSTVGLLVGPFVIPFAGIIVGPFLGAIIGELIVERTEFKKAVKVGVGSVVGFLTSVATKGIIQAIMLILFFIAI is encoded by the coding sequence TTGGATATTATTGCTTGGACGCTCATTATTGCGTTATTTATCATTGCTTTTGTTGGCTTAGTATACCCGATTATTCCATCGGTACTGTTTTTGCTCGGTGGATTTATTGTATATGGGTTGTTTTATAGCTTTAGTGAGCTACCTTGGTGGTTTTGGCTAATTGAATTGCTATTTGTCGCGTTATTATTTGTGGCAGATACGGTGTCTAATTTAGTAGGGGTCAAAAAATTTGGGGGTTCGAAGGCAGGTATGTGGGGATCAACGGTCGGTTTATTGGTCGGTCCCTTTGTCATTCCGTTTGCAGGGATTATTGTAGGACCTTTTCTCGGTGCGATTATTGGTGAACTGATTGTAGAGCGTACGGAATTTAAGAAGGCGGTCAAGGTTGGTGTAGGATCGGTTGTTGGTTTTTTAACTTCAGTAGCAACAAAAGGTATTATTCAAGCAATCATGCTCATCCTGTTCTTTATTGCCATATAA
- the ispG gene encoding flavodoxin-dependent (E)-4-hydroxy-3-methylbut-2-enyl-diphosphate synthase: MSEIVHRTKTRPVRVGNLTIGGNNEVVIQSMCTTKTHDVEATVAEILRLEEAGCQIVRVAVPDERAALAIPEIKKQIHIPLVADIHFDYKLALKAIEGGIDKVRINPGNIGRREKVEAVVNAAKAKGIPIRIGVNAGSLERHILEKYGYPTADGMVESALHHIKILEDLDFHDIIVSMKASDVNLAIEAYEKAAKAFDYPLHLGITESGTLFAGTIKSAAGLGAILSKGIGNTLRISLSADPVEEIKVARELLKSFGLASNMATLISCPTCGRIEIDLISIANEVEEYISKLNVPLKVAVLGCAVNGPGEAREADIGIAGARGEGLLFMKGKTVRKVPEETMVEELKKEIDKLAAEMAEKREAEAKANANA; this comes from the coding sequence ATGAGTGAAATCGTTCACCGCACAAAAACGCGTCCTGTACGTGTCGGTAATTTAACAATTGGTGGAAATAACGAAGTCGTAATTCAAAGTATGTGTACGACAAAAACACATGATGTCGAAGCAACAGTTGCAGAAATTTTACGTTTAGAAGAAGCAGGTTGCCAAATCGTGCGTGTTGCCGTTCCCGATGAGCGCGCAGCATTAGCAATTCCAGAAATCAAAAAACAAATTCATATTCCATTAGTGGCAGATATTCATTTTGACTACAAATTAGCACTAAAAGCCATTGAAGGCGGGATTGATAAAGTACGTATTAATCCAGGTAATATCGGGCGTCGTGAAAAAGTAGAAGCGGTTGTGAATGCAGCAAAAGCAAAAGGAATTCCGATTCGTATTGGGGTTAACGCTGGTTCATTAGAACGTCATATCCTTGAAAAATATGGCTATCCTACTGCAGACGGTATGGTTGAATCTGCATTACACCATATTAAAATTTTAGAAGACCTAGACTTCCATGACATTATCGTCTCGATGAAAGCATCAGACGTTAACTTAGCGATTGAAGCCTATGAAAAGGCAGCAAAAGCATTTGATTACCCATTACACTTAGGGATTACCGAATCAGGTACATTATTTGCTGGTACGATAAAATCAGCAGCTGGACTAGGTGCCATCCTTTCAAAAGGCATCGGGAATACATTACGTATTTCATTATCTGCTGATCCAGTAGAAGAAATTAAAGTTGCTCGTGAATTATTAAAATCATTCGGCTTAGCGTCTAATATGGCGACATTAATTTCTTGCCCAACATGTGGTCGTATTGAAATTGACTTAATTTCAATTGCCAATGAAGTAGAAGAATATATTTCAAAACTAAATGTCCCATTAAAAGTAGCAGTGCTAGGCTGTGCGGTAAATGGTCCAGGTGAAGCACGTGAAGCTGATATCGGGATTGCTGGTGCTCGCGGTGAAGGTCTTTTATTCATGAAGGGGAAAACCGTTCGTAAAGTACCTGAAGAGACAATGGTAGAAGAACTGAAAAAAGAAATCGATAAATTAGCAGCAGAAATGGCTGAAAAACGCGAAGCTGAGGCAAAAGCTAACGCCAACGCGTAA
- a CDS encoding superoxide dismutase — translation MAFKLPELTYAYDALAPHIDAKTMEIHHTKHHNTYVTNLNAAVEGTEYADKDINELIADINALPADKQTAVRNNGGGHANHTLFWEVIAPGGSNTPVGNVAAAIDAKFGSFDAFKEEFAKAATTRFGSGWAWLIVDGDGVAVTSTPNQDSPVMEGKTPVLGLDVWEHAYYLNYQNRRPDYIGAFWNVVNWDVVEAKFNAAK, via the coding sequence ATGGCATTCAAATTACCAGAATTAACTTACGCATACGATGCATTAGCACCACATATCGATGCAAAAACAATGGAAATTCACCACACTAAACACCACAACACTTACGTAACAAACTTAAACGCTGCTGTAGAAGGTACTGAATACGCGGACAAAGACATCAACGAATTAATCGCTGACATCAACGCTTTACCGGCTGACAAACAAACAGCTGTACGTAACAACGGTGGCGGACATGCAAACCACACATTATTCTGGGAAGTAATCGCTCCAGGCGGTTCTAACACACCAGTAGGCAACGTAGCAGCTGCTATCGATGCTAAATTCGGTTCTTTCGACGCTTTCAAAGAAGAGTTCGCTAAAGCTGCAACTACTCGTTTCGGTTCAGGCTGGGCTTGGTTAATCGTTGACGGTGACGGTGTTGCTGTAACTTCAACTCCAAACCAAGACTCTCCAGTAATGGAAGGCAAAACACCAGTATTAGGATTAGACGTTTGGGAGCACGCTTACTATTTAAACTACCAAAACCGTCGTCCAGACTACATCGGTGCTTTCTGGAACGTAGTAAACTGGGATGTTGTAGAAGCTAAATTCAACGCTGCAAAATAA